The genomic stretch CTTCAGTAGTGTTGAAAAATTACTTCATGCTCTAGGAGGAGATGACTTCCTTGGACTGCTTAATCGAACACTTCTTGAAACCTTGCAAAAGGCCGGCTTCTCTGAGAAATTCCTCAATGAAATGATTGCTCCTGTTATGAGGGTCAATTATGGCCAAAGCACGGACATCAATGCCTTTGTGGGGGCAGTGTCACTGTCCTGTTCTGATTCTGGCCTTTGGGCAGTAGAAGGTGGCAATAAACTTGTTTGCTCAGGGCTCCTGCAGGCATCCAAAAGCAATCTTATATCTGGCTCAGTAATGTACATAGAGGAGAAAACAAAGACCAAGCACACAGGAAATCCAACAAAGATGTATGAAGTGGTCTACCAAATTGGAACTGAGACTCATTCAGACTTCTATGACATCGTCTTGGTGGCCACTCCATTGAATCGAAAAATGTCTAACATTACTTTTCTCAACTTTGACCCTCCAATTGAGGAATTCCATCAATATTACCAACATATAGTGACAACTTTAGTTAAGGGGGAATTGAATACATCTATCTTTAGCTCTAGACCCATAGATAAATTTGGCCTTAGTACAGTTTTAACCACTGATAATTCAGATTTGTTCATTAACAGTATTGGGATTGTGTCCTCTGTGAGAGAAAAGGAATATCCTGAGCCATCAACAGATGGAACATATGTTTGGAAGATCTTTTCCCAAGAAACTCTAACTAAAGCACAAATTTTAAAGCCCTTTCTGTCCTATGATTATGCTGTGAAGAAGCCATGGCTTGCATATCCTCACTATAAGCCCCCAGAGAAATGCCCCTCTATCATTCTCCATGATCGACTTTATTACCTCAGTGGCATAGAGTGTGCAGCAAGTGCCATGGAGATGAGTGCCATTGCAGCTCACAATGCTGCACTTCTTGCCTATCACCGCTGGAATGGGCACACAGACATGATTGACCAGGATGGCTTATATGAGAAACTGAAAACTGAGCTATGAAGTGACAcactcttttttcccctcctagTTCCAAATGACTATCAGtggcaaaaaaagaacaaaatctgaGCAGAGATGATTTTGAACCAGATAATTTGCCATTATCATTGTTTAATAAAAGTAATCCCTGCTGGTCATAGGAAAACACACAGTTCTCATTAAGTGTGAAGGTATAGCTATTGCACTTATGCCATCTCAAAGTATTCTTTTACTATCCATTAGGAGTTTTTCTTAAACTTGTCTGAtaataagaatcacctggagttaggaggtggcggttgcagtgagctgattgcgccattgcactccagcatgagcaacaagagcaaaactccatctcaaaaaaaaaagtaaataaaaataatcacctGAAGTTTGTTAAACCATATGGATTCTTAAGCTCCTCTCttgaagattctgattcagtaggtctggggtggggccctggATTTTGATCAAAATTGTAGAACATTTTAAGGTGAGTACCTGAGGGAGAACTTAAAGACGTCTTAGTTGGGGAGTAGTCCTTTTGAACTTTACAGCTATATGTAATCTTCAGTCAGATAAAATTTATGGGAGCTGGTGTCTTATGCCTGACTCTTAGTAATTTCATACCTGTTTGAAGTATATGTGCCCATGCCTAAAGCCTTGACTTTCAGAATGTTGtcttttgattcttctgtcttgaTTTGATTAGGGGTGAAATTTAGAAGTCTTAGTAATGTAACTTGAAGATGTTAAACAAAAATCtcaagtaaaatgaaaaacaaatatggGCTACTGAATTAAGAAACTGGCATTCTATTATTAAATCCTCATTtcaggagcttttaaaaatacggAGAGACCCCCATAACCAGAGATTCAGATTCAAAGATTGAGGATAGGACCTTAGCATTGTagctttttaaagtttctaatgTGCACCCAGGGTTGAGAATCATAAATGTGGGTGTGAAAATGCCTACAAAGGGGTTTTAGTGCCTTAGAAGTCCTAAGAAACCCAATCTGTATCAAAGCAGATCCATTTTGCAAGGATCTTTCTCTTACAACTTTAGAAGTAATCTTGATAAGAAGCACAGACAGCCTAACAGTTGGCGCTAGAACAGAATACTTGGAATGACACCAGAGTTAACCAAGTCCAGCATATGTCCAAAGAGTTAAGTGTTTCAGTTACTGTAGCATTCTGGGTGAGAAATTGGTTGCTGAAATCTTAAGACAGTGgctctcaaccttggctgcacattggaatcacctgtaGGGTTTTAAAGCATCCAAATGGTAACTAACATGCAGCCAAACTTGAGAACTAGTTCTGCATCTACTGTACAAAGATCATGATTAACTGTCAAGACACTGGTAGAACAGAACAAGCAAAAGATTAAGAATTCAAAAGTAAATGCAACCAATTTAACGTgtaatgttattaaaaaaaataaaaggcttagaccagcctgggcaacatggtgaaaccccgtctctgcagaagattttcaaaaagttagccaggcatagtaatgcacgcctgtggtcctagctgctcaggaggctgaggtgggaggatcacttgagcattggaggttgagg from Rhinopithecus roxellana isolate Shanxi Qingling chromosome 9, ASM756505v1, whole genome shotgun sequence encodes the following:
- the LOC104659273 gene encoding prenylcysteine oxidase-like, with the protein product MGRAVAEPVWLLGLWLLLCSCGCHDGAELRAPPDKIAIIGAGIGGTSAAYYLRQKFGKDVKIDLFEREEVGGRLATMMVQGQEYEAGGSVIHPLNLHMKRFVKDLGLSTVQASGGLLGIYNGEALVFEESNWFIINVIKLVWRYGFQSLRMHMWVEDVLDKFMRIYHYQSHDYAFSSVEKLLHALGGDDFLGLLNRTLLETLQKAGFSEKFLNEMIAPVMRVNYGQSTDINAFVGAVSLSCSDSGLWAVEGGNKLVCSGLLQASKSNLISGSVMYIEEKTKTKHTGNPTKMYEVVYQIGTETHSDFYDIVLVATPLNRKMSNITFLNFDPPIEEFHQYYQHIVTTLVKGELNTSIFSSRPIDKFGLSTVLTTDNSDLFINSIGIVSSVREKEYPEPSTDGTYVWKIFSQETLTKAQILKPFLSYDYAVKKPWLAYPHYKPPEKCPSIILHDRLYYLSGIECAASAMEMSAIAAHNAALLAYHRWNGHTDMIDQDGLYEKLKTEL